The genomic stretch GCAAGGACGACCTGCTCCTGGGCCTGTTCGGCGCGCTGGGGGCGCAGGCGCGCGACTCGCTCGATCCGGCGGCGCTGGCGGCCCTGAACCTGCGGGACTTCCTGCGGGCGTTCCTGGCCGCGCCCCTGACGGCCCTGGCGCAGGACGAGGCGGGGCTGCTGCGCGTGATCCTGTCCGAGGGCCTGATCCGCCGCGACCTGGGCCGCGCGTTCGCCGAGGGGCTGACCCGCACGGCGGATCTGGGCGCGCAGGCGCTCGCCGCGCGCCCCGAGCTGCGCGGCGTGGACACCGGCGAGCTGCTGCGCACCGGCCTGGCGCTGGTGCTGGGCCACACCGTACAGGGCGCGCTGTCGGGCGACCCTCTCCCCGACCCGCAGGTGACGGCGGCGCGCGTGGCGGACGGGCTGCTGGCCCTGCTGGCGGCGGAACGGGCATGAACATCACGCTGATCGCGCTGGGCTCGCGGGGCGACGTGCAGCCCTACGTGGCGCTGGGGCTGGGGCTGCGCCGGGCCGGGCACGCGGTGCGGCTCGCCTCGCATGACACGTTCCGCGACCTCGTGACGGGCGCGGGGCTGGAGTTCGCCCCGATGCGCGGGAACGTGCAGGAGGTCGTGAACAGTCCCGAGATGCGCGCCGCGCTCGCCAGCGGGAACATGCTGGCGATCAACCGGGTGTCCGCGCGCGCCACGCAGCAGGGGGCGCTGCTGTGGGCCGAGGACGGCCTCGTGGCCGCGCGGGACGCTGACCTGCTCGTGGCGGGCCTCGGGGGGCTGAACGTCGCGCAGGCCCTCTCGGAGAAGCGGCGCGTGCCGCTCGTGGAGGCGCACGTGGTGCCGTTCCATCCCACGCGGGCGTTCCCCGGGGCGATCTTCCCGCCGGCCACCGCGCGGCTGGGCGGCTGGGCGAACCGCCTGTCGCACGTCCTGACGCGGCAGGTGATGTGGCAGATGTTCCGCGCCGCCGACACGCGCGCGCGGCGCGAGGTGCTGGGCCTTCCCGCCGCACCGCTGTTCGGCCCGCGCCCCCTGCGATCTCTGCCGACCCTGCACGGCATCAGCCCGGCGGTGCTGCCCCGCCCCGCCGACTGGGACGCCTCGCAGCACCTGACCGGCTCCTGGCTCCTGCCGCAGGAGGCCTGGACGCCACCGCCCGCGCTGGAAGCGTTCCTGAACGCCGGCCCGCCCCCGGTGTCCATCGGCTTCGGCAGCATGACCACCCCGGATCCGCAGGCGACCACCCGCGCGGTCGTGGCGGCCCTGGCGCGCAGCGGGCAGCGGGCAGTGCTCCTCAGCGGCTGGGGTGGCCTGAGCGCTGCCGAAGTACCGGAGACAGTGTTCGTGACGGACAGCGTCCCGCACGACTGGCTGTTCCCGCGCGTGGCGGCCGTGGTGCACCACGGCGGAGCGGGCACGACGGCCGCGGGGCTCGCGGCGGGCGTGCCGAACATCGTCGTGCCGTTCTTCGGAGACCAGCCGTTCTGGGGCGAACGGGTGCGACAGCTGGGCGTGGGGCCAGCCCCGGTGCCCCGCCGCGCCCTGAACGACCGGACGCTGGCCGACGCCCTGACCCGCGCGGTCACGGACACCGGGATGCGTGACCGGGCTGCGGCCCTGGGCGCCCGTATCCGGGCCGAGGACGGGGTGGCGCGCGCAGCGGAGGTGATCTCGGGACTGTCGCTGTAACGACGTGGTGGGGCCCGACCCCGTGCTCCAGGCCGTTCCGGCCCCGCCGGAAGCGTGCCATCCTGGGAACGTGGCCTCCTCTTCCCTGCTCGTGGGCGCGGTGGACGTCCTGAGCGCCTTCGACGCGGATCACACCGAGTGGCGCCTGTCGGATCTGTCGCGGCAGCTGGGCGTGCCGACGAGCACCCTGCACGAGCAGCTGCTGGCGCTGTGCGAGACGGGTCTGGTGACGCGGGTGGGGCGGGGCCGGTACCGGCTGGGGTGGCGGCTGCTGAAACTGTCGTGTGCGCTGTACGGCAGCCTGCCGTGGTACGGCCCGGCGCACGCGGCGATGGAGCGGGTGGCGCGAACCACCCACCGGCTGGCGTTCCTGTGTGTGCTGGACGGCCAGCGCGTGCTCTGCGTGGCCCGATCGGTGCAGGGGCGTGATGGGCCGCCCGTCGCCGGTGAGCTGGACTTCGACCTGCCGGCGCATGCGACCGCCAGCGGGAAGCTGCTGCTGGCGCTGACAGGACGGCCACTGCCCGACGCCCCACTGGCCTACACGCCCCGCACCGTGACCGATCCCACCACCTGGGCCACCGAGGCCCAGGCCATCCGGCACGCCGCTGCCGCCGTCACCGAGGACGAGTGGGCCCACGGTACCGGAGGGGTGGCCGTCCCGATCCTGGACAGCTCCGGCACCGTCCTGGCCGCGCTGGGCGTGAGCGTGCCGACGGCGCAGCTCCGTGCCCGTGCGGCCCTGATGCGCACCCTGAGAGACGCCGCAGACGAGGTGAGCTGGACACTGGGTTACCGGCCCTCGCCGGGAGTGACGCCGCCTAGCCGTCCATGAGTTTGGGCAGCATCCGTACCCAGGTCACGTCGGGCCAGCGGTTCAGGAACGCCAGGGCCTCGGCACTCAGGGCCTGATCCAGCTCGATGGCGAGCAGGGCGTGTCCGCCGCGCGTGTCACGGGTACACGTCAGCGCAGCGATGTTCACGCCGTCGGCCGCGATGGTGCTGGCAATCCGGGCGATCATGCCCACCGCGTCGGTGTACCGCAGCAGGGCGGTGGGACTGGCTCCGCTGAAGTTCACGCCCAGCCCCTGCACGTTGGTGACCTGGATCACGCCACCGCCGGTGCTGCTGCCCTGCATGACCAGGCGCTGGGTCTCGCCCTGCACGTCGATCCGCACGGTGTTGGGATGGACGTCGCCCAGGTCGGCATCCCGGAATTCGACACTCAGGCCGGCCGCCTGCGCGACCTCGACGGCGCGGGGAAGGCGCTCGTTGTCGGGGCGCAGGCCCAGCAGGCCGGCGACCAGGGCCAGGTGGGTGCCATGGCCCCGGCCGGTCTTGGCGAAGCTGGCGTGCAGTTCCAGGGTGGCGTGGCGTGGCGCCTCGCCCAGCAGGTGATGGGCGACCAGCCCCAGGCGGCACGCGCCCGCCGTGTGGCTGGAACTGGGGCCGATCATCACCGGGCCGATCATGTCGAGCAGGGACATGCGGGCAGTATGCGCCCAGCGCCTACGACTTCCCGATGACCGGAGCCAGATGCTCTTTGAGTTCGGCCAGTTTGGCGGCCGCGTTGACCTCGGGGTCGAGGCCGTTGGCGTCGGCGCTGCCGGTCGCGCCCTGCATGCCGTCGGTGACCTCGGTGTGCTGGGCGATGTCCTCGTGCTCACGCACGCCCTCGGTGTTGCGGTCGTCCTGGGTCATGCCTCCACGGTGCGTGTTGTGGCCGCCCGGGGGATGGGAGGACGCTGGGGGCGTCTTCATGGCGGCCCACAGGGCGTGGGCACTGACCCCGGCAGAGGCCACACCGGCCCGTGCCAGTGAGGCGCGTACGCGGGCCGGGGCCACGGCGAACAGCCGCAGCATGATCCGCGACAACGTCCCGGCCGGGGTGTCCGGGTCGAGAAAGGCCCGCCACTGCGCGGGCGGCAGGTCGAAGAAGGTGCCGAAAAACTCCGGGAGGGCCGGCCCCGGCAGGCCCAGCAGGGCGCGGACGCCCAGCAGATGACTTTCCCGCGCGGCGCGGCGCTCCGGCGGCCACAGCAGATCCCAGCCGACCCGGACGGGATCGGCACCGCTGCGCAGGGCCGCGTGCAGGACACCCGCCAGTGCCGGAGCCACCCGCAGGGCAGCCGAGACCTGGAATCCGCTGATCGGATGCACCAGCCCGGCCGCCGCCCCGAAGGGAAGCACCGATGTGGGCGTGGGCAGCGCTCCGTTCATGGGAAACGCCACCCACTCGGTGCTCAGCACCTCACGCGGGGGCGTGCCGGCGGCGCTCAGGCGGGCGTGCAGTCGGGCCTCCAGGGCCGCGCGGTTCACGCCGGGCCGGGCGATCAGACTGGTCTCCTCGACGAAGAATCGGTCGCCCCCCAGGTGCATGGCATACAGGAAGGTGGGAACCGACGTGGGCCCACTGGGCGGACGGTAATCCATCCAGACCATGGAGCCCGGCGGCACCGGCGGCCGGTCGAACCGCGCCGTGAGACCCCACGCGGTCTGGAAGGCCGGGCCGTCCGGATAGGCGGTGCGCACCAGACGGCCGCCGTGCCCGCTGGCATCCACGACCAGCCGCGCTGTCCAGCGCTCCTCGCGTGTGCCGTGAACAAGCGTCCCGGCTGCGCACGGTTCGGCGTGGGTGGCCCGGCCCACGGTCCAGCGCAGCCCCGTTCCGGCGCGGGCGTGCAGCGCCCGCTGAAGGGCGGCGTTGTCGAGGAGTGCGTAGGGTCTCAGGAGCGGCGTGGGCTCGGGGCCGGTGTAGACCCGCACGTCCGTCCAGACCTGGGCCGCACACCCCTGGGCCCACACCGGGAGGTCGTCCAGCCATGCGCCGTAGGTCGCCGGGTAGGGGCCGGGAGGGTGGGGGGCCAGCACCCGGACATCCACGCCACGCCGCGAGAGTTCAGCGGCCAGAGCCGTTCCGGACGGGCCGCCACCCACGATCAGGACGTCGCTGTGTTCGGCACCGGGCATCCGGGTCAGGCTAGCGTGATGGAGGGGAGCAGAGTGTGGGAATTGCGCTCCGGGCCACCGGCCATGCCGATGTGGCCCGCCCGGAGCGACAAGGGTTGATCAAGCAGCGCCGGGCCACCGACACGGTGTGGCGGGTGGGCCGCGGCCTATGCTGCACGTCATGCGTGCCCTGTCCGTTTCCCGTTACCGCCTGGCCCTCGTCGCCGGCGCCCTGCTGCTCGGCGTGGCCATCACCGGATGCTCCCAGCAGGGGGCCCAGAACACCCTGAACCGCGTCGTCTCGACCGGTGGCCTGACCGTCACCACTGATGTCGTGTACGGCACCGATCCCCGCAACCGCATGGACGTGTACGCGCCGGCCGGGGCCAGCGCGGCGCCCGTGGTGCTGTTTGTCCACGGCGGCTCGTGGGAGGGGGGGGACAAGGAAGGACACAAGTTCGTGGGCGAGTCGCTGGCCCGCGCCGGGTATGTCACGGCCGTCATGAACTACCGGCTGGCTCCGGCGAACCGCTACCCGGCCTACGTGCAGGACACCGCGGCGGCGCTCCGGGTGCTGCGTGACACGGCGAAGACCTTCGGGGGCAATCCGGACAACCTGTTCGTCATGGGCCACTCGGCCGGGGCCTTCAACGCGGTCGAGGCCGTCGACAACGAGCGCTGGCTGCGCGAGGCGGGTGTGCCCATCCGCGCCGTGCGCGGCGTAATCGGCGTGGCCGGGCCATACTCCTACGACTTCCGGGGAATGTCGAGTGCGCGGGCCTTCCCCGACGGCGCCCTGCCCGACGACGTCATGCCGGCCCGCCACGTGCGCCGGGACGCGCCCCCACATCTGCTGCTGGTCGCCGGCAGTGACCGGACGGTCTACCCGCAGAACGGCGAGCAGATGAAGGCAGCCCTGGACGCCGCCGGGGTGCCCGTGACCTTCACCGTGCTGCCGGGGATGGGCCACATCACCATCATCGCGGCCATGACGCGCTTCCTGACCTTCCTGGGGCCGACGCGCCAGGACGTGCTCGCGTTCATCGAGGCGCGCCGCCTGCCCTGAGCGCCGGACACTGCAGGAGAGCACAGGCACCTCACGGGCATGGTCTACCATCACGCCATGTCCCGCCCTGCCCTGACCGTGATCGTTGCCGGCCTGCTCGCCACGGGGCTGAGCGGCTGCCGGTATGCGTTCGTGCCCGCCGTGCCCCGACCTGTCGAGGTCACCATGCCGGCCCGCGTGACCGGCGCCACGCTGACCCGAGCCGGGGCCATGCTCACCGTGCAGGCGCAGGTCGATGGCCGCTTCGAGGCCGGCTACCTGAAGGTGCAGTGGTTCGACGGCCCCCGCAAGCTGGCCGAGGACAGCGTGTACGTCGATGGTGACCAGCGGCGCGCCACCTTCACGCTGGAGGCCCCGGAGCCGGGCTCGTACCGGGCGGTGCTGTCGCTGGGCGGCACGGTGCTGCGGCAGGTCGAGCTGTACGAGGTGCAGCCGTGAGTGCCGCGTGGGTGGGCGTGGTGGAATGGACGGCTGGCACCACCGACCGCTTCGTGTGGCAAGGGAACCGGGTGGTGCCGTACCGCACCGAACCGCGGCCCGCTCCGGTGAACTACGGCTGCCTGCCCGGTACTCTGAATCCGGCCGACGGCGCGGAGGTGGACGCCGTGTGGCTGGGGCCGCCGCTGCCGGTGGGCAGCCGGCCTGCCGGATCGCCACTGGGCCTGCTGCACCTGAACGACGGGGATCACAAGGTCGTGTTCGGGCCCGTCACGGCAACGATGGATGACCTCCTGGCCTGGTTTGAGCCGGAGCGCGGGCCCCAGGTACACGACGCCGGGGCTGCGCTGGCGTGGCTGGAGACGACGGTCGTTGAGCGGGGGGCAGCGGACAGTCCCCGATCCGCCCAAAGTTGATCAGGGCGGTGCACCGGCCGGAGGGCCGTCTGCCGGGCCCCCGGGCCCGGATCGGGCCGGAGGCGGTGGCCATGTCGTCAGCCTCTCGCGCAGCTGTGCCGTGACCCAGCGCACCGAGTCACTGTTCGGATAGGTGACGGCGCTGTGATCCTCCCGTACCGACACGAAACGGGTGATGCCGGCGGCGCTGCCGTCCAGGCGCACGTTGCGGGACGTCTCGAACAGGTAGTTGACCGGCAGACCCCCGCTGGGCCCGGTCCGGGCCGGTACCCTCTTGCTCTGCACCTCCAGGTTCGCCGCCACGTTGGGCCACACCACGTCCTTCAGGGGCACGGTGCGCCCGGCGACCCGCACCGGCTCGCACGCGTCCAGCGGCTGCGGCTGGTCGGCCGACGCGGCCGGCAGCGCCTGAACCGACGACCGGTAATCCGAACGCCACGCCACACACAGCCCGTCGAGATCCACCTGCATCTCGAAGCGCACCGTCGGGAAGACCCGCGTGAGCAGGTGCGACCACACCACCCCGTGCGAATGCGCCACGAGCACCAGTCGGGGAGGCCGGGCGGCGCCCAGCCACGTCTCCTGAACGCGCTGGAGATCGGTCACCAGCGCTGCGAAGCCCGGCTGGGGGCGGCTCAGGTAGGGGGACGTGTGCGTGTGGGCCGGGTGGCTGGCGTATCCGGCGACCTGCACGGTGTAGCCGGCCGCGCTGTAGACCTCCGCCACCGCGTCGAGCGTGCCCCGCGAACTGAGGTAGTCCCAGTTGTCGCGCGGGGCCACACAGGGCGGCGAGCAGCGCCCGGACACTCCCAGGACGATCACGTCCGGCGCCGGCCCCGTCACGTCGAGGGCGGGTGTCCGTGTGTCCTGAACGCGCCAGTGCGGCACACAACCGGTCAGGCCCAGCGCGAGGACGACCAGGAGGAGCGGCGGAAGCAGGACGCGCACAGCGGCCTCAGTGTAGGCCATTGGGGGCGCGCTGGCCGGGCCGGTTCGCCCGCACTCGAACACCCCGAGTCCGGAACACACCCGGGATCATTCGGGCGGATCGGGACGCTCCGGCGTGGGCGTGTAGAGCTTGGCCGGGCGGCCGGAATGCCCGTACTGGTGCTCCAGGCTGGCGCGGCCGGTGCGGACGAGGTGCTCCAGATAGCGCCACGCGGTCACGCGGCTCAGGCCCAGTCGATCTCCGATGTCCTCGGCGCTGACGCCTCCGCCGGCCCCGGCCAGGGCGTGGGCGACCCGTTCCAGGGTGTGCGGATCCACCCCACGCGGCAGGGGTTCGGCGCTGCGCCCATGCACCCCCAGCAGCCGGTCGAGGCGGCCCTGATCCAGGCGGGCCTCCTGCTGGCCGGGCGTGGTGGGCAGTCGGCGTCCGCGGTGCCGTGCCAGCAGCTCCGCCAGCCGCGCGCCGGTGAAGGGCTTGATCAGGTAGTCGAAGGCCCCGTGCGCCAAGGCCAGCCTCACACTCACCTCGTCGTCGGCGGCGGTGATCAGGGCCACGTCGGTGGTGCGCCCGACCGATCGCCAGTGGCGCAGCAGACCCAGCCCACTGCCGTCGGGCAGATGCACGTCCAGCAGGATCAGGTCTGGATTCAGCGCCTGGGCCAGCGCGTCACCCTGGGCACATGTGGCGGCGCTGCCCACCACATGCACGTCGGGATCGCGTTCCAGCAGGTCACGGTTGATCCGGGCGACCCGCTGGTCGTCCTCGACCAGCAGGACGCGCACCGTGGCGGCCCGCAGCGTCACGCGCCCACCGCCGCACCGGACACGGGCACGCCCACCGGCGGCGGCAGGCTCACCTGAAACACCGTGCGCCCACGGCGCCGCACGTACCGGAGCTGCCCGCCCAGTGCCTGCACGCGGGCGTGTACGCCAGCCAGCCCGTAGCCGCGGCCCTCCCCCTTGCTGCTGGCGCCCCGCGTGTACAGCCGCTCCAGCACGTCTGCCACGACACCGGGGCCGGAGTCCTCGACCTCGATCTGGACACCGTCCGGATCCTCACCGATCAGCACCGTGACCGAACCCGGCTGTCCGGCCAGCACCTCGAAGGCGTTCTCGGTCAGGTTCCCGACCGCCGTGACCAGCGTGTCGGCGTGCCGCTCCCACACCGGCGACAGCAGACTGCCCTCGGCGACCTGGAAGTCGATCCCGAGTTCCTGCGCCCGCTCGCGTTTGCCCGCCAGCAGGGCCACCAGCCGGGGCACCTGCACGTCTCGCAGCAGTTGCCGGAATTCAGCGTCGGCGCGGATCTCGGCATTGAGCACCCGCAGCGCCTCCTCGTGCCGGCCGAGCTGGAGCAGCCCCGACAGGACATGCAGGCGGTTCTGGTACTCGTGCGTCTGGGCCCGCAGCACGTCCACGAATCCCCGCGCATGCGTGAGTTCGTCGGCCAGAGCAACCACCTCGGCGCGGTTGCGGAAGCCCGCCACGAAGCCGCCGCCGTCGAGCGGTTCGATGTTCACCAGGAAGGGCTGGCCGCGCAGCCGGAGTTCCAGGTTCTGCTGCCGCTGCGCGCCCGGGTGCAGCTCTGCGAGTTCCGGCCACACGCGGGCGAGCGACACCGGCGTGGAGGGCGTGAGCAGCGCGTCCGCCGCCCGGCCGCTGGCCAGCGTGATCTGTCCGGCCCCGTCCACGGCGATCACCCCCTCGCGCAGCGCGGCCAGCACCGCCCGCTGCTGGCGGGCCAGCGCGGCGATCTGTTCGGGTTCCAGATTCAGGATCTCGGCCCGCAGCCGCCGGGCGGCCCACACGGCACCCAGGGTGCCCAGGGCCAGCGCCAGCAGCACCCACGGCAGCAGACTGACCAGCGCCGCACCGACCAGGTGCCACGCCTGCGGCATGAGATACCCGGTGCTGACCACCCCGACGACCTGCGTGCCCGCCTGCCCGCCCGCCCAGATCGGCACCTTGCCCCGCACGCTGAGCCCCAGGCTGCCCCGTGCCACCGAGATCGCCTCGCGCCCGGAGAGCGGGGCCACGTTGTCGCCCCCCTCCATGGGCTTGCCCAGCCGGTCGTCCAGCGGGTGCGCCAGCCGGATCCCGCGCCGATCACCGACCACGATGAAATCGGCGCCAGCCTGGATCCGCATGGCGTTGACCTGTGTGTTCAGGGCCGCGTCCTGGCTGCCGCGCCCGGCAGCGCGGACGACCTCGGGCAGGGACGCGACGATGCGGCTGGTGGTCATGGCCCGCTCGCCCAGCCGGCCCTTGGCCTCGCGGTACAGGTGCGCCGTCTGTACGCCGAGCAGCAGCACCGTCATGCCGCACAGCACCAGGAGATGCCAGCGCACCAGACGGCCCTGCAGGCCGGAACGGAACGGGCGTAAGGTGACCATACGTGCTGAGCGTGATTGTAGAACCCGCTCCACCCCCCGCCGGTTCCAATCGTGCATTCCGTTCACCAGTGTGCATTACGGTCATGCAAAACACCGTGCCAGACGCACATAAGCCTTGAACCGCGCCGCGTGTGGGGCTATGGTTGGGCGAATCACAACCCACGTCCCTGACGCTGCACCGATGCGGCCGTCACCCGGAGGCTCCATGAACGCCAAGAAGACTGTACTGGTTCTGTCCGCCCTGCTGCTCGCCGCTCCCATGACCCTGGCCCAGGGCCTCACGAACCTGCGCATCATGGCGCCCGCTGCCCCCGGCGGCGGCTGGGACCAGACCAGCCGCGCCATGCAGACCGTCATGCAGGACGAGAAC from Deinococcus sp. AB2017081 encodes the following:
- the sdaAB gene encoding L-serine ammonia-lyase, iron-sulfur-dependent subunit beta yields the protein MSLLDMIGPVMIGPSSSHTAGACRLGLVAHHLLGEAPRHATLELHASFAKTGRGHGTHLALVAGLLGLRPDNERLPRAVEVAQAAGLSVEFRDADLGDVHPNTVRIDVQGETQRLVMQGSSTGGGVIQVTNVQGLGVNFSGASPTALLRYTDAVGMIARIASTIAADGVNIAALTCTRDTRGGHALLAIELDQALSAEALAFLNRWPDVTWVRMLPKLMDG
- a CDS encoding IclR family transcriptional regulator; the protein is MASSSLLVGAVDVLSAFDADHTEWRLSDLSRQLGVPTSTLHEQLLALCETGLVTRVGRGRYRLGWRLLKLSCALYGSLPWYGPAHAAMERVARTTHRLAFLCVLDGQRVLCVARSVQGRDGPPVAGELDFDLPAHATASGKLLLALTGRPLPDAPLAYTPRTVTDPTTWATEAQAIRHAAAAVTEDEWAHGTGGVAVPILDSSGTVLAALGVSVPTAQLRARAALMRTLRDAADEVSWTLGYRPSPGVTPPSRP
- a CDS encoding alpha/beta hydrolase, with translation MRALSVSRYRLALVAGALLLGVAITGCSQQGAQNTLNRVVSTGGLTVTTDVVYGTDPRNRMDVYAPAGASAAPVVLFVHGGSWEGGDKEGHKFVGESLARAGYVTAVMNYRLAPANRYPAYVQDTAAALRVLRDTAKTFGGNPDNLFVMGHSAGAFNAVEAVDNERWLREAGVPIRAVRGVIGVAGPYSYDFRGMSSARAFPDGALPDDVMPARHVRRDAPPHLLLVAGSDRTVYPQNGEQMKAALDAAGVPVTFTVLPGMGHITIIAAMTRFLTFLGPTRQDVLAFIEARRLP
- a CDS encoding glycosyltransferase, translated to MNITLIALGSRGDVQPYVALGLGLRRAGHAVRLASHDTFRDLVTGAGLEFAPMRGNVQEVVNSPEMRAALASGNMLAINRVSARATQQGALLWAEDGLVAARDADLLVAGLGGLNVAQALSEKRRVPLVEAHVVPFHPTRAFPGAIFPPATARLGGWANRLSHVLTRQVMWQMFRAADTRARREVLGLPAAPLFGPRPLRSLPTLHGISPAVLPRPADWDASQHLTGSWLLPQEAWTPPPALEAFLNAGPPPVSIGFGSMTTPDPQATTRAVVAALARSGQRAVLLSGWGGLSAAEVPETVFVTDSVPHDWLFPRVAAVVHHGGAGTTAAGLAAGVPNIVVPFFGDQPFWGERVRQLGVGPAPVPRRALNDRTLADALTRAVTDTGMRDRAAALGARIRAEDGVARAAEVISGLSL
- a CDS encoding response regulator is translated as MTLRAATVRVLLVEDDQRVARINRDLLERDPDVHVVGSAATCAQGDALAQALNPDLILLDVHLPDGSGLGLLRHWRSVGRTTDVALITAADDEVSVRLALAHGAFDYLIKPFTGARLAELLARHRGRRLPTTPGQQEARLDQGRLDRLLGVHGRSAEPLPRGVDPHTLERVAHALAGAGGGVSAEDIGDRLGLSRVTAWRYLEHLVRTGRASLEHQYGHSGRPAKLYTPTPERPDPPE
- a CDS encoding sensor histidine kinase translates to MVTLRPFRSGLQGRLVRWHLLVLCGMTVLLLGVQTAHLYREAKGRLGERAMTTSRIVASLPEVVRAAGRGSQDAALNTQVNAMRIQAGADFIVVGDRRGIRLAHPLDDRLGKPMEGGDNVAPLSGREAISVARGSLGLSVRGKVPIWAGGQAGTQVVGVVSTGYLMPQAWHLVGAALVSLLPWVLLALALGTLGAVWAARRLRAEILNLEPEQIAALARQQRAVLAALREGVIAVDGAGQITLASGRAADALLTPSTPVSLARVWPELAELHPGAQRQQNLELRLRGQPFLVNIEPLDGGGFVAGFRNRAEVVALADELTHARGFVDVLRAQTHEYQNRLHVLSGLLQLGRHEEALRVLNAEIRADAEFRQLLRDVQVPRLVALLAGKRERAQELGIDFQVAEGSLLSPVWERHADTLVTAVGNLTENAFEVLAGQPGSVTVLIGEDPDGVQIEVEDSGPGVVADVLERLYTRGASSKGEGRGYGLAGVHARVQALGGQLRYVRRRGRTVFQVSLPPPVGVPVSGAAVGA
- a CDS encoding TetR/AcrR family transcriptional regulator; protein product: MNTHSGKGDRLKRTSPRPADDPQRRATILRAAQTCFAQAGFHRTTMRAVARQAGLAEGTLYHHFGSKDDLLLGLFGALGAQARDSLDPAALAALNLRDFLRAFLAAPLTALAQDEAGLLRVILSEGLIRRDLGRAFAEGLTRTADLGAQALAARPELRGVDTGELLRTGLALVLGHTVQGALSGDPLPDPQVTAARVADGLLALLAAERA
- a CDS encoding lycopene cyclase family protein, which encodes MPGAEHSDVLIVGGGPSGTALAAELSRRGVDVRVLAPHPPGPYPATYGAWLDDLPVWAQGCAAQVWTDVRVYTGPEPTPLLRPYALLDNAALQRALHARAGTGLRWTVGRATHAEPCAAGTLVHGTREERWTARLVVDASGHGGRLVRTAYPDGPAFQTAWGLTARFDRPPVPPGSMVWMDYRPPSGPTSVPTFLYAMHLGGDRFFVEETSLIARPGVNRAALEARLHARLSAAGTPPREVLSTEWVAFPMNGALPTPTSVLPFGAAAGLVHPISGFQVSAALRVAPALAGVLHAALRSGADPVRVGWDLLWPPERRAARESHLLGVRALLGLPGPALPEFFGTFFDLPPAQWRAFLDPDTPAGTLSRIMLRLFAVAPARVRASLARAGVASAGVSAHALWAAMKTPPASSHPPGGHNTHRGGMTQDDRNTEGVREHEDIAQHTEVTDGMQGATGSADANGLDPEVNAAAKLAELKEHLAPVIGKS
- a CDS encoding inorganic diphosphatase, with amino-acid sequence MSAAWVGVVEWTAGTTDRFVWQGNRVVPYRTEPRPAPVNYGCLPGTLNPADGAEVDAVWLGPPLPVGSRPAGSPLGLLHLNDGDHKVVFGPVTATMDDLLAWFEPERGPQVHDAGAALAWLETTVVERGAADSPRSAQS